The Desulfovibrio inopinatus DSM 10711 genome segment TCGGATACATTAATGATTCTGAGTTGGCACTTCTCCCTTTGCCGCTTCCCGTTGTTTGAGAAGAGCGTCTGATCGGATACATTAATGATTCTGAGGAGATCGTACGCTTTCGAGCCTCCCTCTTTATTCCACATCCACCCACGCGCTCTCATCCCCTACCCCAACGACAATCCCGCCCGTGATCGCAAGATCGCGGGTTTTCATTTGGAGCGTGCCGGTATCAATCTGCAGCCCCGTGACCACGGTGAGCGCGCTCACGTCCACCCCGGCAACCCCGCCGACGTTCACTCCGGAACCGACATGGAGCACGTCGACGACATCCCAGGCCGTGCCGTCCCAGACCACCATGTCTCCCTCGTCCTCGACCCAGATCCGCCAGCCCACCGGCGGCGTGACGATCAACCACACCGTTTCCGCGCTCGACCATACCGCAATCCTCTCGGTATAACCGGCAAAGTCGCCGGTGGCTGCGCTGGCCACGATATGAGCTTCACCGTTCACCGGCCCGACCGGCGGTGCTGTCGTCGTTCGCGTTTTCACCGTACGTGGGAGTAACGCGGCCAGATCCGATTGAATCGCCGCGTTGTTATCCACGGCGTATGACCAATTTGTCATGCCAGCAGGCACAGACAGCGTCTTTCCCGGTTTGAGGATCGATTCAAGATTACATTCACGAGTAGCCATAAGAAATGCCTCCGTTCTGCACTCACTTTTTTCAAAAACGCTCAAGAAAAGTGAGTGCAGAATTCAAAAACTGTAACGGTTTATTCTATTCAAACAGCCTCAACACCGACGACAACCCCCACTTCACCACCCCGTTACAGTTTTTGGGAAAAGGGGTGGGGCTTGGGGAGGGGAAAGAACCCTTTTTCCAAAAAGGGTTTTTCCCCTCCCCAACTCTTCATTCTCTTCTTACACCTCCACCGACTTCCACGCCGAGACATAGCCGGCGTATTGGTGGCGGCATTCGATGAGACAGGGGGCACTGTTGGTGATGGTGAAATCTCTGGTATTATCGGGAAGCTGGACGACGGTTCCGCCGTTGATGCGATACTCTATTCGCCCCTCGAAGACGGGAGTCTCATCATCAGCCCGTGACCCCGCACCAAAGGCCCCGGCACCATAGCCGCGCTTGGAAATGGGATAAACTCGGACGGCGATATTATCTCCGGAGCGTGATGCCTGAATATGCGCCACAGACAACGGTCGCAAGGCTCGCAATGTGGGCGTCAACGTGATCGCAACGGCTTGCGACAAATCATGCCCGTCCTGGCCGGTGACGGTGATGGGCACACACTTGATGGTGGTCGTAGCCGTGTTTCCAAGAGCAATGGTGCAGGCCGGAAGATCCGGACATATCCAGACTTCCAGGGTTTCGGGGTGAGCGGTTGGGGTTGTCCAGGACGTTCCCCGGACCACCCCGTTGAGCCTGACGTCTTCGCCTTCATCGGTCCAATCTCGAAACCGTAAAATCTCATCACCTGCCAAAACAGCCCGGCCCGATGTCCAGACTTCGGCCTCACCGATGTTGGCCACCTGACTCCAATCGGCATCCTCATCCGGCGTGACGAGCATACCGCGCGTCTTATCCAAGGGATGGGTGGCGGCCGGGTAGTCTTCGGCCAATGTTGCCCGCTGACAAAAGGAAGAGAGGGTATGCACACCGGGCCAGCTCAAACCGCCGTCGGTCGACACATAGACCCGTATGCCGGTTTCGGTTTGCGTCACGCGCTGACAACATACCGCCACGGCCGGCCCATCGCCGTAGGTTGTATCGTAATCCAGCTCCACCACATGGATATGTTCGAAGGGTTCCACTTCCATGGACGGACGCACAAACCCGGATTCCGGTTTCGGCACCAACGGCCCGACCGATTCCGGTAAATTAAGCGTCCCGCTCCCTTGATCCATACTCCGGATCAAAATCGATTCGGCCGTCATCTGTACACCCGGATGCTCATCGAGCAACGAGGGCAACTGAACTTCGGATACGGAAAAGAAGCCTTTGACGTCATGCATGGAACATTCGATATAGATGACATCACCCGGCCGAACATCCCAAAAACGGAGTGACGTCGTACACTGGAGCGTGCGCGAGGCCCGAACCGATTTGCAGTATTTGACGCTCAAAATATCGGCCGCCGCTTCCGCCGTGGGCACGGTGGAGAGATCCACCGTAATGGCCCGGCGCGTCCCACCGACCATATTCCGGGTGGATGGATCGGGAACGGATATGGATTCTTCGGAAAAGGCTTGCTCGACATCCACAAACGTGGCGGTCCAGTCCGTGTACATGGTGGCATCGTCGCGCGGTGATAAAGAAAACTGCGAAAAATCGTCAATAATCGACGCTTTGACGTCCGTGGTCGTGTCCATATCGAGACGCAGCGCAAACTTTCCTTCATCGGTCCAAGCCAGAAAACTATTGTAGACATCGCTCAACTCGGCCAAATACGACCCGGCGTCAACCTCCCGATCCAAGACGATATTGCATCCCCAATCCCGTTGGGCATAGAGCGTCGAAGCGACTTCGAACGAATCGACATCAACCAGTTCCACCGGACAGCCCGCCATCCGCAAACCATCATACATGGCTGCGGCCGGGTTGGCCCCGCTCGTCAGCTCGACCGTGCACGGAAACGGCATATCCGTCGGCCAACGATAGACGTAATAGGAAATGGACGGGACGCGCGTATCCGATCCGCAGGACACATTGAACAGAAAATTGACCGCCAACCCGTGTTTCGGGCACGAATTGGGCACATATGGAGCCGGGACGGTATTGTCGGATCCACCGAACTCCCAGACCCCCATGGCGTACTGATCGGCTAAAAACTGGCTGGTAAACCCGATGTTTTTACTGTTGACGAGATAGCTGTGGATATGCACATCGCCGTGTTTGCCCGAGGCCAAGACGATTTCAAGGTCAATATAATAGACCCATCCCGCCACCGCCGACGAACTGCCTCCGAAAATCTTACTCCCGCCTCCGGTGGATTGCGTATAGGGCAAAACGACTTGTTTGCCGTACCAGGCCATAATGCCGGCCACTTGGCCCCAGCCGCACACATACGGTATCGGTGTCCCCTGTTTGGTATTGGACACCGTGAAATCCGTGACGCTTTTCGGCAGTGGTGACGAGGGCGTTGCGGTCTGGGTTTTGGAATATTCGCTCGCCAAAACCGAGGCAATCATCGAAACGACATAAACCGCTATGAACCAGTAGCCCACATCAACCTCCCTATACCGGCAACACGCGCCATGTTCTTACGGTCCAGCGGCCACCGGGTCACGCCGACGGTCTCCATGGCGTGCAAGGCATAGTCCCCCACCCAGACGGCCATATGATAGGCTCGCCAGCGCGCACGCAAATAGAGAAAGAGAATATCCCCCGGCATGAGATCCGGAGCCGGGAAATGGACCTCGCACCCCATCCCCGGATTGAGCAGATCGATTTGATCCTGCACAATGTCACGGACCGGCTCAACCTCCTGCCCCCGTTGCCAGCCCGGAGACAGATCCACCGGCACGACGCGCGCGGCAAACCCGCATTCGACCAAGGCACCGCAGACAAAGCCGACGCAATCGACCCCACGCCGTTTGGATCGGCCCCCATGGCAAAACGGTGTGCCTTCATAACTCGCCAGTGTTGATAACCACTGTGCACACCTTGACGGATCCGTATAGAGCGGTTCCATATCAGGCTCCCAGCAAGATAGGGTTGTTGCCCGGCATATTCGGCAATCCGCCGAAATGGTTGGTGTTGGCGAATTTGTCACGACACGTCTGATAATTGCGGTCGCATCCGGGCAAGAAGGTCAAGGCGATGGTTGTCGGATCCGTTTCAAAGGGAGCCGTCAGCGTGACGGAATCGCCGGTATGATTGACAATCGTCCGGCGTTCAAACCCGCAGAGCACTTCCCCGAGTTGAAAATAGCCGTCGCCGTATGCCGCCAACGCGACATGGCGCAACATCAATTGATCATCGCTTGGTGTGGAAACGCCGGGCAACGTCACCTCGTACGCGCCCCGGCCGAGTTGACAGGCACTATCGAAGAGTTCGTGATTGCATTGTTTCGTGGCTCGGTCTCGCGGGACGCGGCATCCCAAAATGCGTTGGTTCGGACTGCATTCGATTTCAACGTCATCTCCGTTGAGCGTGGGGTTGCCGTACATTGTCGCCAGCAATGCGTATGTCGGGTTGGCCGGATCGGACAAGTTGACCCAATAGAGGCGGACTTTGATCACGGCCCAGGCCGCGCCCGCCAGTTTCCGCATGATCGGTTTAATCTGTTGGATTTTGACGGTCATACTCGTCGAGTCGATCGACTTGGAGTACGTCAAGCCGTCAACATCAATGAGCGCCGGGTCACAGGTGATACCGCCCACGGTTATCGTCGCGTGTTCACGCGGTGTGCTCGTGAGATAAAAGGCATCCGGAATGCCGGCGAACGGGAAGACCGGTTCAAGAACAAATGCTTGGGCCATATAGCCTGTTTGGATGTTCGTCATGGGGAAGGCCTCCGGCTTCTGCACTCACTTTTCTTGAACCAAGTAAAGTGAGTGCAGAACCATCCCCTTTTCCCAAAAACTTTCGCTGGGTTGGGCGTGAGGGGGATTGTCGTTCGTATTGTATGCATAGGCAACGCATGAAAACCGTTAAAAGTTATTGCGATTCTCCAAGGAATAAGGTGGAGGTCGAACTATTGGTTGCATCGAGTACCCCCGATGATACCAATGCATACGGATACGGACAGAGAGCATCCCCATCTTTTAATCCCTTTGTCGTGATCCCCCTGCCCCAAATCCACAACTTACCATACATATCAAACGCCAACGCCGCGTAATACCGAATTTTCAAACGAACACAGCCGGTCAATCCGGGAATCGGACGAAACGTATTCCAAAAGATGTCCCGGTCGCCACCCCCTAATAAACGGTCAGAATTCCAGCCACGAGCCAAGACTTGACCATTACTATTCGTACCTAAAATCGAGTCATACGTAGACTCCAATGATGTCCAGGTGGCCGCATTGGCAATGACAAAATCACCATGCGTTGCCAGATCAGGGCCTTGTCCGGAAAGAAAATCGAACCCCTTATGCCACATGATACCGAACGTATCGATAGCCACAACATAGGGAGTCTTATATTGTGTGAACATGACCGCTTCTCGCCAGGTCCGTGTGCCTTCTAACAACACCGGATCTTCATCTATGGGGAAATGCCATAAGGATCCATCCGACTCTTTGATAGCCAGAGCCCCACCCCATGTTCCTGTTTTGACCCATGACCATGTATCTTCAGGCTCACCCAATTGCGTCATGTCCAGTGTACCGTCATCATGAACATCAGCATGCCACAGGCCGCCATCGAGCGTAACGCCATACAAGACACCGCTAGATGATACGCTGATAACCTTGAATATCACAGGATACCGCTTCGGAAGATATATCGTATTTCCGCTTGCTATTTCGTATCTATATTCCACATGCGATTGGTACACATATCCCCACGACCAAAGATATCCCTCTTCATCAAGGCCAACAACACGATACCCACCGGACTCAATGGTTGTCAGCGCCGTATCGGACAACAGCGGCAAGCGGTCATATCCCGACATCCCGCTGTCGCAGAAAAACACGTTGAAATGAGGAATCGTCAGCCCTTCCGCCAGACAAAACAATGCCTGTTCACACGCCGCGACAGCTCTGGCCCCGCTCCGAACAACCGGTGTCGGGGCATTGACATTAAACAGATTGGCCAACCCCAATCGACCATTCTCTCCCCAAACGGAACACGATCCATCTTGATGCAGCCCCAAAGCCACGCTTGAGCGCATGGACAGGACCATCCAATCCTGTCGTCCTTCAACTCGTGTTGGCAAGGTCACTTTTTGTGACGCATAAGTTCCAAATGGCAACATCCCATAATAATTCACCCCCCACGCCCATAACGATCCGTCCGAACGTGCTCCGCAAACCGCATAGAATCCATCCGTGGCCAGCCACCTCCACGGCCCATTATCCGCCAAAGTCATTGTCGATCGATCGACGGTATCCCCGGTCGCAAGAATCCCAAAATGGTTCCAACCCCGCCCCCACAAACTCCCATCAGCATGAATCGCCAATACCGTGGGGGGATCACCATATCCCGGCTCTTCCAAACACACCGCGGACAGCCAATTCCCGTCATCCAACAATGTCGGCGTGGCCGTACTGGTATCTCCGCCCCACCACCACAGGCTTCCATCGGTTTTCACGCCGAGAACAATATACCCGCGCTGCGTGTAGACGTGTTGCCACAAACCCAGCACCTGGGTGAGAACAGATCGATTGACGGTATCCCCGACACCAAGCTGGCCGTGATCGTTAAGCCCGCAGGCCCAGAGCGTGCCATCGGTACGCAGGGCAAAACCACAGGCCGCACCGCGTACGATTTTGGTATATCGATTTACCGTGTCGACCGGCCCGACCGTACCGAAATCACCGGGTACCCCGAGTTGTCCCTGGCTGTTGTCGCCCAGACCGAACAATCGACCGTAGGCCGACAGAAACCAGTGTGATTGCCCGCCCGGTCCCGTGGCCAGAGTCGAAAACTGGCCGGCATTGAGCGGCAAGAAAAACGGGACATCGACATCCGGATGCGGATAGCCCAAGACTTGCCCCGCATCGCCCAGACTCCAGGCATCCCAGGCATCATTGGGCAATTCCCAGGTGAGTGTCGCCTCGTTTTCATTGGGCAATTCCACCACGGCCGCTGAAATATCGTGCACATAGTCCCGATCGGAAATCACGGTTTCCGTCATCTCGCCGGTAAAGCGCACCCGCAGCACCTTGCAGCACATCACGACATCATCGGGCTCGATATCCATCCCATACGGTGCATTGAGGTAAATTTTTTCGCCGTCTCCCAGCGAATCCGCGCCCATCACCTGACGTATCATCTCATCACCATTGCGGCGTTTTAAAAAGAGGTATTCCGTGCCCGTAAAATAATCGCTATACCCCGCTCCCCGGCTTCCCAGAATAAATGCATCCTGCGCCCCTATCGGAGCCGTCGGCATGACGTGCCATGTCCACGTGGGGATCCAAAACCCATCCCAGGCTCCGCGACAGTCCAAAAAAAATTGGAACAACCTGTCTCGCATCGAGCGAACGCGTGCCCGCCACGTCAGCGAAAATGCCCGAACAATACCGGGTTGGCCGCTTACCGTCGACACGAGGGACTTCTTCACCCCCAATCCCAGCACGTTCGAAGCGGCAACACTCGATTCCTCAAATTGGTACGGCAAGCCCGATGAGGAGGTTGGCGGCATATTCAACACCGGCGACAACCCACCGTGATCAAAAAATGGGGTGAGCATGGGGAGAGCCTCCGGCGGCCGGGGAAGGGGAAAAACCTTTTTTGAAAAAAAGGTTCTTTCCCCTTCCCCGGACCTCATCCCCTTTTCCAAAAAACTGTAACGGGGTGGGTATGGTGGTGGTTATCATTGGTATTGTATGCATAGGCAAAGCATGAAAACCGTTAAACGTTTTTGAAGATTCTCAAGAAACTTTTTTCAAAAAGTTTCTTGAGCCGCCGGAGGCTCCTCCGCCTCTACCGGGCAAACTCTTCTTCTACCGTCATGGAACCTTCTATGCTCCAGGCCGCCTTGGTATTGCCTGACCATCCTGTGGCCGTTCCCACCAAGGCGGGATAGATCACGCTTCGAGCGGGATCCCAGGTTGCGCTCGTCCCGGAAACAGTCAGCATACTACCTGAAATGTTTGTAATTTCAGCAAGTTCATAGGCATTAAGGTCGTACGTATCGGCAAAAAAACAGTACATTGCCGTGGACAAGGCTCCTCTTCCCTCCGGAGAAATTTGCATTGTGGTCGTGCTGAATGAAACCAGATCGTACGACTCGGAACAGACCGGAACGGCAACTCTGACATTCTGAGCCAGCTCCAGCCCTGACATGAGCGGCAAATCAAACGGCGCGCCGGCCACGGAAAAGCGATACGACCAGAGAGGCCGGATGGTCAGCGGCCGACGCTGTTCCAAACGATTCTTGGCCTGGTGCACGGCAACGGGGAAACGGCATGTCAGCACACATTCCGGCGTGCGCCCAACAGCCGTGGGCCGAATGAACCACACATGAATATCTGTTCCGGGGATAACCGCCATTAACGACTCCGTAACAAGCGCGAGACTTTGCCCTTGTTCTTGGCAAGGGTATTCAAAATGACATTTTGGCCATACTGCGAACCGAGCGTTTCAAGAATTCGTTCCGGTGAATCGACATTGACGACCGTGACCGGCACGGACGTATGCACGGCACGGGATTGACCGGAAGAACCGGACGAGGGGGACGCGGCAGCATTGGCCCCCAAACGGCTGTTCGACGGATTGGCGACAAACACGGCAAACGGCAAGGGTTGTGCCGCCGGCCCGGACGACACTTGCCCGCCATATCCGGCTAAACCACCCGCTGCAAAATGATCGACACGACCTTCATTGATTGCATTGAGATAGTCGACACCCATCCGTTTGACGGCGGATTTACGCAAGACGAATTCACCGGGCATGAGCATGGCCGGTACGGTATCGCGATCACCGACACCGGGAACGGATCCACCCGTGGCATACCCGGTTGCGGCAGACGAACTCATGGCCGAGGCAATACTTGAAACGAGCGAAGCGCCCATGGAAATGTATTTGCTGTAATCGTCCCAGCCCATTGAAGCGGTCTCCTCGCCCCCGCCTCCCGTGGCGCCCATGTCTCCACCACCGGTTGCGCCGGATCCGTAGCCCAAGGCGTTCAATATTTCCATTTTGAGAATGGCCAACCCGATTTGCATGATCAAATCGGCAAACGATTGCGCCATGCGTTCCCCGAAACTGGCCAAGGCATTGGCGGCCTGGTCCCCTCCGGCAACGATATCGG includes the following:
- a CDS encoding phage tail protein, with the protein product MGYWFIAVYVVSMIASVLASEYSKTQTATPSSPLPKSVTDFTVSNTKQGTPIPYVCGWGQVAGIMAWYGKQVVLPYTQSTGGGSKIFGGSSSAVAGWVYYIDLEIVLASGKHGDVHIHSYLVNSKNIGFTSQFLADQYAMGVWEFGGSDNTVPAPYVPNSCPKHGLAVNFLFNVSCGSDTRVPSISYYVYRWPTDMPFPCTVELTSGANPAAAMYDGLRMAGCPVELVDVDSFEVASTLYAQRDWGCNIVLDREVDAGSYLAELSDVYNSFLAWTDEGKFALRLDMDTTTDVKASIIDDFSQFSLSPRDDATMYTDWTATFVDVEQAFSEESISVPDPSTRNMVGGTRRAITVDLSTVPTAEAAADILSVKYCKSVRASRTLQCTTSLRFWDVRPGDVIYIECSMHDVKGFFSVSEVQLPSLLDEHPGVQMTAESILIRSMDQGSGTLNLPESVGPLVPKPESGFVRPSMEVEPFEHIHVVELDYDTTYGDGPAVAVCCQRVTQTETGIRVYVSTDGGLSWPGVHTLSSFCQRATLAEDYPAATHPLDKTRGMLVTPDEDADWSQVANIGEAEVWTSGRAVLAGDEILRFRDWTDEGEDVRLNGVVRGTSWTTPTAHPETLEVWICPDLPACTIALGNTATTTIKCVPITVTGQDGHDLSQAVAITLTPTLRALRPLSVAHIQASRSGDNIAVRVYPISKRGYGAGAFGAGSRADDETPVFEGRIEYRINGGTVVQLPDNTRDFTITNSAPCLIECRHQYAGYVSAWKSVEV
- a CDS encoding DUF2793 domain-containing protein, which encodes MATRECNLESILKPGKTLSVPAGMTNWSYAVDNNAAIQSDLAALLPRTVKTRTTTAPPVGPVNGEAHIVASAATGDFAGYTERIAVWSSAETVWLIVTPPVGWRIWVEDEGDMVVWDGTAWDVVDVLHVGSGVNVGGVAGVDVSALTVVTGLQIDTGTLQMKTRDLAITGGIVVGVGDESAWVDVE
- a CDS encoding phage BR0599 family protein encodes the protein MTNIQTGYMAQAFVLEPVFPFAGIPDAFYLTSTPREHATITVGGITCDPALIDVDGLTYSKSIDSTSMTVKIQQIKPIMRKLAGAAWAVIKVRLYWVNLSDPANPTYALLATMYGNPTLNGDDVEIECSPNQRILGCRVPRDRATKQCNHELFDSACQLGRGAYEVTLPGVSTPSDDQLMLRHVALAAYGDGYFQLGEVLCGFERRTIVNHTGDSVTLTAPFETDPTTIALTFLPGCDRNYQTCRDKFANTNHFGGLPNMPGNNPILLGA
- a CDS encoding C40 family peptidase, with translation MEPLYTDPSRCAQWLSTLASYEGTPFCHGGRSKRRGVDCVGFVCGALVECGFAARVVPVDLSPGWQRGQEVEPVRDIVQDQIDLLNPGMGCEVHFPAPDLMPGDILFLYLRARWRAYHMAVWVGDYALHAMETVGVTRWPLDRKNMARVAGIGRLMWATGS